From a region of the Mycobacterium sp. SMC-8 genome:
- the glpK gene encoding glycerol kinase GlpK: MADFVAAIDQGTTSTRCMIFDHDGAEVGRHQLEHEQILPRAGWVEHNPVEIWERTGSVLATALNKTKLATTDLVALGITNQRETSLVWNRHTGRPYYNAIVWQDTRTDRIASALDRDGRGDVIRQKAGLPPATYFSGGKLQWLLENVDGLRADAEKGDALFGTTDTWVLWNLTGGHRGGVHVTDVTNASRTMLMNLETLDWDDELLGFFGIPRQMLPEIRPSSSPQPYGVTVETGPADGEIPVTGILGDQQAAMVGQVCLSVGEAKNTYGTGNFLLLNTGEDIVRSKNGLLTTVCYQFGDAKPVYALEGSIAVTGSAVQWLRDQLGIISGASQSEALARQVEDNGGVYFVPAFSGLFAPYWRSDARGAIVGLSRFNTNAHVARATLEAICYQSRDVVDAMAADSGVRLEVLKVDGGITANDLCMQIQADVLGVDVVKPVVAETTALGAAYAAGLAAGFWDGPDDLRANWQEGKRWSPDWSGEQREDGYAGWRKAVQRTLDWVDVD, encoded by the coding sequence ATGGCCGACTTCGTCGCTGCAATCGACCAGGGCACCACCAGCACCCGCTGCATGATCTTCGACCATGACGGCGCCGAGGTGGGCCGTCACCAGCTCGAACACGAACAGATCCTGCCCAGGGCGGGCTGGGTCGAGCACAATCCCGTCGAGATCTGGGAGCGCACCGGCTCAGTGCTGGCGACGGCGCTGAACAAGACCAAGCTCGCCACCACCGACCTGGTGGCGCTGGGCATCACCAACCAGCGCGAGACGTCGCTGGTGTGGAACCGGCACACCGGCCGGCCGTACTACAACGCGATCGTCTGGCAGGACACCCGCACCGACCGGATCGCGTCCGCACTCGACCGTGACGGTCGCGGTGACGTGATCCGGCAGAAGGCCGGGTTGCCACCGGCCACCTATTTCTCCGGCGGCAAGCTGCAGTGGCTGCTGGAGAACGTCGACGGTCTGCGCGCCGACGCCGAGAAGGGTGACGCGCTCTTCGGCACCACCGACACCTGGGTGCTGTGGAATCTGACCGGCGGGCATCGCGGCGGGGTGCACGTCACCGACGTCACGAACGCCAGCCGCACCATGCTGATGAATCTGGAGACCCTGGACTGGGACGACGAACTGCTCGGGTTCTTCGGGATCCCGCGCCAGATGCTGCCCGAGATCCGGCCGTCGTCGTCTCCGCAGCCATACGGGGTCACCGTCGAGACCGGGCCCGCCGACGGCGAAATCCCGGTCACCGGGATCCTCGGCGATCAGCAGGCCGCCATGGTGGGGCAGGTCTGCCTGTCCGTCGGAGAGGCGAAAAACACTTACGGCACAGGCAATTTCCTGCTGCTGAACACCGGCGAGGACATCGTGCGGTCGAAGAACGGACTGCTGACCACGGTGTGTTACCAGTTCGGTGACGCGAAACCCGTTTACGCCCTTGAGGGTTCGATTGCGGTGACGGGCTCGGCGGTGCAGTGGCTGCGCGACCAGCTGGGCATCATCAGCGGCGCGTCACAGAGCGAGGCGCTGGCCCGTCAGGTCGAGGACAACGGCGGGGTGTACTTCGTGCCGGCGTTCTCCGGCCTGTTCGCCCCGTACTGGCGCTCGGATGCGCGCGGGGCGATCGTCGGACTGTCCCGGTTCAACACCAACGCCCACGTGGCGCGGGCGACGTTGGAGGCGATCTGTTACCAGAGCCGCGACGTCGTCGATGCGATGGCCGCCGATTCCGGTGTGCGCCTTGAGGTGCTGAAGGTCGACGGCGGCATCACCGCCAACGACCTGTGTATGCAGATCCAGGCCGACGTGCTCGGCGTCGACGTCGTCAAGCCCGTCGTCGCCGAGACCACTGCGCTCGGCGCCGCGTACGCTGCGGGACTGGCCGCCGGATTCTGGGACGGCCCGGACGATCTGCGCGCCAACTGGCAGGAGGGCAAACGCTGGTCACCCGACTGGTCGGGCGAACAGCGCGAAGACGGCTACGCGGGTTGGCGCAAAGCCGTGCAGCGCACCCTGGACTGGGTCGACGTCGACTGA
- a CDS encoding class I SAM-dependent methyltransferase: protein MPRGGPDASCLDRLLETDRREYLDRDSAGDAGLERTKRSVIRALDWTGELFGNHDKFAKLALDEVADVADPAILELGAGHGGLSRKLLEWHPTARLTVTDVEPASVAAIAAGDLGAHPRATVRQMDATALDAADGKFDLAVFALSFHHLPPKAAARVIAEGTRAAHKLLIIDLPRPPAPLHLLRLATMLPWAPLVPFVHDGVISSLRAYSPSALRALAACADPPVHLELRGGLLSPQVAVAWRR, encoded by the coding sequence ATGCCGCGCGGTGGGCCGGATGCGTCCTGCCTGGACCGCCTGCTGGAAACCGACCGTCGCGAATACCTGGACCGGGACTCAGCCGGAGATGCTGGGCTCGAGCGGACCAAGCGCAGCGTGATCCGGGCCCTGGACTGGACCGGGGAGCTGTTCGGCAACCACGACAAGTTCGCGAAGCTGGCGCTCGACGAGGTCGCCGACGTGGCCGACCCCGCAATTCTGGAGCTCGGCGCAGGGCACGGCGGGCTGTCCCGCAAGCTGCTGGAGTGGCACCCCACGGCCCGGCTCACCGTGACCGACGTCGAGCCGGCGTCCGTCGCGGCGATCGCGGCCGGGGACCTCGGGGCCCATCCGCGGGCGACGGTCCGGCAGATGGACGCGACGGCGCTGGACGCGGCCGACGGCAAGTTCGACCTGGCGGTGTTCGCGTTGTCGTTCCACCATCTGCCGCCGAAGGCCGCGGCCCGGGTGATCGCCGAGGGCACCCGCGCGGCGCACAAGCTGCTCATCATCGATCTGCCTCGCCCGCCGGCGCCGCTGCATCTGCTGCGGTTGGCGACGATGCTGCCGTGGGCGCCGCTGGTGCCGTTCGTGCACGACGGGGTGATCAGCTCGTTGCGCGCCTACAGTCCGTCGGCGCTGCGCGCGCTGGCCGCCTGCGCCGACCCGCCGGTGCACCTGGAGTTGCGTGGCGGGTTGCTCAGTCCTCAGGTCGCGGTGGCGTGGCGCCGATAG
- a CDS encoding glutamate--cysteine ligase, giving the protein MGEELKQTEFSRAHRREYRRKVQLCLDVFETMLAQSSFDFEKPLTGMEIECNLVDSAYQPAMNNSEVLEAIADPAYQTELGAYNIEFNVPPRRLPGRAALDLEADVRASLNAAESKANTDGSHIVMIGILPTLMPEHLSGSWMSESTRYQALNDSIFTARGEDIMIDIAGPERLSLQTATIAPESACTSMQLHLQVSPADFAANWNAAQVLAGPQLALGANSPFFFGHHLWAETRIELFTQATDTRPDELKTQGVRPRVWFGERWITSIFDLFEENVRYFPSLLPELSDEDPVAELAAGRTPKLSELRLHNGTIYRWNRPVYDIVNGRPHLRVENRVLPAGPTVLDMMANAAFYYGALRTLSEEDRPLWTKVSFAAAEANFVAAAHQGMDARLYWPGVGEVTPDELILRQLLPMADEGLRRWEVAADVRDRYLGVIEGRAKTGRNGAAWQSSTVTALQDRGMSRPDALAEMLRLYCERMHTNEPVHTWDLPA; this is encoded by the coding sequence GTGGGCGAGGAACTGAAGCAGACGGAGTTCAGTCGCGCGCACCGCCGCGAGTACCGCCGCAAGGTGCAGCTGTGCCTCGACGTTTTCGAGACGATGCTGGCTCAGTCCAGCTTCGACTTCGAGAAGCCGCTGACGGGTATGGAGATCGAATGCAACCTGGTCGACTCCGCATATCAACCCGCGATGAACAACTCCGAAGTGCTCGAGGCGATCGCCGATCCCGCGTATCAGACTGAACTGGGCGCCTACAACATCGAGTTCAACGTGCCCCCGCGCCGGCTTCCGGGCCGCGCGGCCCTCGACCTCGAAGCCGACGTGCGCGCCAGCCTGAACGCCGCGGAATCCAAGGCCAACACCGACGGTTCGCACATCGTGATGATCGGCATCCTGCCGACGCTGATGCCGGAGCATCTGTCGGGAAGCTGGATGAGCGAGTCCACCCGCTACCAGGCGCTCAACGACTCGATCTTCACCGCGCGCGGCGAAGACATCATGATCGACATCGCCGGCCCGGAGCGGCTGAGCCTGCAGACCGCCACCATCGCCCCGGAATCCGCCTGCACCAGCATGCAATTGCACCTGCAGGTGTCGCCCGCCGACTTCGCCGCCAACTGGAACGCCGCGCAGGTGCTGGCCGGCCCCCAGCTCGCGCTGGGCGCGAACTCGCCGTTCTTCTTCGGCCACCACCTGTGGGCAGAGACCCGCATCGAGCTGTTCACCCAGGCCACCGACACCCGCCCCGACGAACTCAAGACCCAGGGGGTGCGACCTCGCGTCTGGTTCGGGGAACGCTGGATCACGTCGATCTTCGACCTGTTCGAGGAGAACGTGCGCTACTTCCCGTCGCTGCTGCCCGAACTCTCCGACGAGGACCCGGTCGCCGAACTGGCCGCCGGCCGCACGCCGAAGCTGTCGGAGCTGCGCCTGCACAACGGCACGATCTACCGGTGGAACCGGCCCGTCTACGACATCGTGAACGGGCGCCCGCACCTGCGGGTGGAGAACAGGGTGCTGCCCGCGGGACCGACGGTGCTCGACATGATGGCCAACGCGGCCTTCTACTACGGGGCGCTGCGGACGTTGTCCGAGGAGGACCGTCCGCTGTGGACGAAGGTGAGTTTCGCTGCCGCAGAGGCGAATTTCGTCGCCGCCGCCCACCAGGGGATGGACGCTCGGCTGTACTGGCCCGGGGTCGGAGAGGTGACCCCGGACGAGTTGATCCTGCGGCAGCTGCTGCCGATGGCCGACGAAGGACTGCGCCGGTGGGAGGTCGCCGCCGACGTGCGCGACCGCTACCTCGGTGTGATCGAGGGCCGCGCCAAGACCGGACGCAACGGGGCGGCATGGCAATCCAGTACCGTCACCGCGCTGCAGGACCGGGGCATGAGCCGCCCGGACGCGCTGGCCGAGATGCTGCGGTTGTACTGCGAGCGCATGCACACCAACGAACCGGTGCACACCTGGGATCTGCCGGCCTGA
- a CDS encoding class I SAM-dependent methyltransferase codes for MADVMDWDGVYRGEADFDGEPPWNIGEPQPELAALWRDGKFRSEVLDAGCGHAELSLALAADGYTVTGIDISPTAVAAATAAAAERGLSERASFVAADITALSGFDGRFATVVDSTLFHSLPVESRDAYLQSVHRAAAPGAGFFVLVFAKGAFPAEMEGGPNEVTELELREAVSRYWVIDDIRPSLIHTNVPKLPGMPPPPLDMLDEHGRLRMQAFVLSAHKDG; via the coding sequence ATGGCCGACGTCATGGACTGGGACGGCGTATACCGGGGCGAAGCCGACTTCGACGGTGAGCCGCCGTGGAACATCGGCGAACCGCAGCCCGAGCTGGCCGCGCTGTGGCGCGACGGCAAGTTTCGCAGCGAGGTGCTCGACGCCGGTTGCGGCCACGCGGAACTGTCCCTGGCACTGGCCGCCGACGGCTACACGGTGACCGGGATCGACATCAGCCCGACGGCGGTCGCCGCGGCCACCGCGGCGGCCGCCGAGCGTGGGTTGTCGGAACGGGCGTCGTTCGTCGCCGCCGACATCACCGCGCTGAGCGGATTCGACGGCCGGTTCGCCACGGTGGTGGACAGCACACTGTTTCACTCTCTGCCGGTCGAGTCCCGCGACGCCTACCTGCAGTCGGTGCACCGGGCCGCCGCACCCGGGGCGGGCTTCTTCGTGCTGGTCTTCGCCAAGGGCGCGTTCCCGGCGGAGATGGAAGGTGGCCCCAACGAGGTCACCGAACTCGAACTGCGCGAGGCGGTTTCCCGGTACTGGGTCATCGACGACATCCGGCCATCGCTGATCCACACGAACGTGCCGAAACTTCCCGGCATGCCGCCCCCGCCGCTGGATATGCTCGACGAGCACGGTCGGCTGCGGATGCAGGCGTTCGTGCTGTCGGCCCACAAAGACGGCTAG